A region from the Bradyrhizobium erythrophlei genome encodes:
- a CDS encoding efflux RND transporter periplasmic adaptor subunit: MPPFVDLTEKQIGALKIAPAEQRSFETLKTAVGTIDFNENMLVQVFSQYPGKILRACFNMGDEVRQGDILFTIDSPDLLQAESALLASAGVLELQTRTLARATQLLRAGGSAQKDVDQATSDHQTAEGNFKAAQSAVRIFGKTDTEIEQIVAQRKVDATLLVPSPISGRIIARNAAPGFLTQPGNAPAPYSVADLSTMWMIANVIEADAPAYRLGQEVEVKVPAYPDTIFHGHVTTVGSMIDPNSHRQLVRSEIADPQHLLRSGMFASFVIRMGDPARSLAVPVEGVVREGDGTMTVWVTADRRRFVKRTVRVGIQQQNGWSQILEGLEPGELVVTDGAVFLSNKLLLGADG; encoded by the coding sequence GTGCCACCATTTGTCGATCTGACGGAGAAACAAATCGGCGCCCTGAAGATTGCGCCGGCGGAGCAGCGTAGCTTCGAGACCTTGAAGACCGCCGTCGGCACGATCGACTTTAACGAAAACATGCTGGTGCAGGTGTTTTCGCAATATCCCGGCAAGATATTGCGGGCATGCTTCAATATGGGCGACGAGGTCAGACAGGGCGACATCCTGTTCACGATCGATAGCCCCGATCTGTTGCAGGCGGAATCGGCGCTTTTGGCTAGCGCCGGCGTTCTCGAACTCCAGACGCGCACACTGGCGCGCGCAACACAGCTCCTGAGAGCGGGAGGCAGCGCGCAGAAGGACGTCGACCAGGCCACCTCCGACCATCAGACCGCCGAAGGCAACTTCAAGGCGGCACAGAGCGCGGTGCGTATATTCGGCAAAACGGACACTGAAATCGAGCAAATCGTCGCGCAGCGAAAGGTCGACGCGACGCTGCTGGTGCCGTCGCCGATTTCGGGCAGGATCATCGCGCGTAACGCGGCTCCGGGATTTCTGACACAGCCTGGCAATGCGCCTGCGCCCTACTCGGTCGCTGATCTCTCCACGATGTGGATGATCGCCAACGTCATCGAGGCCGATGCGCCGGCCTACAGGCTCGGCCAGGAGGTCGAGGTCAAGGTGCCGGCCTATCCGGATACAATTTTCCACGGCCACGTCACGACGGTCGGATCGATGATCGATCCCAATAGTCATCGACAGCTGGTCCGCTCGGAGATCGCCGATCCGCAGCACCTGCTGAGGTCGGGCATGTTTGCAAGTTTCGTGATCCGGATGGGCGATCCGGCCCGTTCGCTCGCGGTGCCGGTCGAGGGTGTCGTCAGGGAAGGCGATGGCACGATGACGGTGTGGGTGACCGCCGACCGCCGCCGATTTGTCAAGCGAACCGTAAGGGTCGGCATTCAGCAGCAGAACGGCTGGAGTCAGATCCTGGAGGGTCTGGAACCCGGCGAATTGGTCGTCACCGATGGCGCGGTCTTTCTCAGCAACAAGCTTCTGCTGGGAGCCGACGGTTAA